A single Brienomyrus brachyistius isolate T26 chromosome 11, BBRACH_0.4, whole genome shotgun sequence DNA region contains:
- the dync1li2 gene encoding cytoplasmic dynein 1 light intermediate chain 2 isoform X1, with amino-acid sequence MAPVLEKKLLSAPGAGDTLENNEEEEGQNLWSSILSEVSTRSSSKLPSGKNILVFGEDGSGKTTIMAKLQGTEHIKKGRGLEYLYLSVHDEDRDDLTRCNVWILDGDLYHKGLLKFAVSADSLKDTLAVLVADMSRPWTVMESLRKWASVLRDHIDKLRVPPEEMREMEQKLMKDFQEYMEPEEVVQGSPQRRGPASGSEDEGVLLPLGENVLTHNLGVPVLVLLTKCDAISVLEKEHDFREEHFDFMQSHIRQFCLQYGAALIYTSVKEEKNLDLVYKYMVHKLYDFQLTTPALVVEKDSVFIPSGWDNEKKIAILHENFTTVKVEDPFEDFITKPPVRKLVHDKEVSAEDEQVFLMKQQSLLAKQPATPTRATESPARTASGSPRPTGRAGPTNVASVSPMTAVKKPDPNMKGAAANEGVLANFFNSLLSKKTGSPGSPGAGAGAGAAVPSTAKKAGQKPILTDVQAELDRMTRKPDSTANNSPPKENEA; translated from the exons GTCCTCTATTCTCAGTGAAGTTTCCACCAGGTCCAGTTCCAAGTTGCCATCTGGGAAAAACATACTGGTTTTCG GGGAAGATGGCTCGGGCAAGACAACGATCATGGCGAAACTGCAAGGGACTGAACATATTAAAAAAGGGAGGGGGCTTGAGTATTTGTACCTGAGTGTCCATGACGAAGACAGAGATG ATCTAACACGCTGTAATGTGTGGATCTTGGATGGGGACCTCTACCACAAAGGTCTGCTAAAGTTTGCTGTATCAGCAGACTCGTTAAAGGACACTCTGGCCGTGCTGGTGGCCGATATGTCCCGGCCATGGACTGTCATGGAGTCCTTACGCAAGTGGGCCAGCGTCCTACGTGACCACATCGACAAGCTCAGGGTCCCACCAGAGGAGATGAGGGAGATGGAACAGAAAC TCATGAAGGACTTCCAAGAGTACATGGAGCCAGAGGAGGTGGTCCAGGGTTCTCCTCAGAGACGGGGCCCCGCGTCTGGGTCCGAGGACGAGGGTGTGCTTCTGCCGCTCGGGGAGAACGTGTTGACGCACAACCTGGGGGTTCCGGTTCTGGTGCTCCTCACGAAG TGCGATGCCATCAGTGTCCTGGAGAAGGAGCATGACTTCCGGGAGGAGCACTTTGACTTCATGCAGTCCCACATCCGACAGTTCTGCCTGCAGT ACGGCGCCGCTCTGATTTACACTTCGGTGAAAGAAGAGAAGAATCTGGACCTGGTGTATAAATACATGGTGCACAAACTGTATGACTTCCAGCTGACCACGCCAGCACTCGTAGTCGAGAAGGACTCTGTCTTCAT TCCGTCGGGGTGGGACAACGAGAAGAAGATCGCCATCCTGCATGAGAACTTCACCACGGTGAAAGTGGAGGATCCCTTTGAGGACTTCATCACGAAGCCGCCAGTGCGGAAG CTGGTGCATGACAAGGAGGTGAGCGCAGAGGATGAACAAGTGTTCCTTATGAAGCAACAG tCATTGTTAGCGAAGCAGCCAGCTACACCAACAAGAGCAACT GAATCCCCTGCAAGAACTGCGTCCGGTTCCCCGCGACCCACAGGTCGTGCTGGACCCACCAATGTCGCCAGTGTGTCGCCCATGACTGCGGTCAAGAAACCGGATCCCAATATGAAGG GGGCTGCGGCCAATGAGGGCGTCCTGGCTAATTTCTTCAATAGCCTGCTGAGCAAAAAGACCGGGTCCCCAGGGAGTCCTGGAGCTGGGGCCGGAGCGGGAGCAGCCGTACCCAGCACAGCCAAAAAAGCAG GGCAGAAGCCAATTTTGACTGACGTTCAGGCTGAGTTGGACAGAATGACTCGCAAACCAGATTCCACGGCGAACAACTCTCCACCAAAAGAGAATGAGGCATGA
- the dync1li2 gene encoding cytoplasmic dynein 1 light intermediate chain 2 isoform X2 — MAPVLEKKLLSAPGAGDTLENNEEEEGQNLWSSILSEVSTRSSSKLPSGKNILVFGEDGSGKTTIMAKLQGTEHIKKGRGLEYLYLSVHDEDRDDLTRCNVWILDGDLYHKGLLKFAVSADSLKDTLAVLVADMSRPWTVMESLRKWASVLRDHIDKLRVPPEEMREMEQKLMKDFQEYMEPEEVVQGSPQRRGPASGSEDEGVLLPLGENVLTHNLGVPVLVLLTKCDAISVLEKEHDFREEHFDFMQSHIRQFCLQYGAALIYTSVKEEKNLDLVYKYMVHKLYDFQLTTPALVVEKDSVFIPSGWDNEKKIAILHENFTTVKVEDPFEDFITKPPVRKLVHDKEVSAEDEQVFLMKQQSLLAKQPATPTRATESPARTASGSPRPTGRAGPTNVASVSPMTAVKKPDPNMKGAAANEGVLANFFNSLLSKKTGSPGSPGAGAGAGAAVPSTAKKAEANFD; from the exons GTCCTCTATTCTCAGTGAAGTTTCCACCAGGTCCAGTTCCAAGTTGCCATCTGGGAAAAACATACTGGTTTTCG GGGAAGATGGCTCGGGCAAGACAACGATCATGGCGAAACTGCAAGGGACTGAACATATTAAAAAAGGGAGGGGGCTTGAGTATTTGTACCTGAGTGTCCATGACGAAGACAGAGATG ATCTAACACGCTGTAATGTGTGGATCTTGGATGGGGACCTCTACCACAAAGGTCTGCTAAAGTTTGCTGTATCAGCAGACTCGTTAAAGGACACTCTGGCCGTGCTGGTGGCCGATATGTCCCGGCCATGGACTGTCATGGAGTCCTTACGCAAGTGGGCCAGCGTCCTACGTGACCACATCGACAAGCTCAGGGTCCCACCAGAGGAGATGAGGGAGATGGAACAGAAAC TCATGAAGGACTTCCAAGAGTACATGGAGCCAGAGGAGGTGGTCCAGGGTTCTCCTCAGAGACGGGGCCCCGCGTCTGGGTCCGAGGACGAGGGTGTGCTTCTGCCGCTCGGGGAGAACGTGTTGACGCACAACCTGGGGGTTCCGGTTCTGGTGCTCCTCACGAAG TGCGATGCCATCAGTGTCCTGGAGAAGGAGCATGACTTCCGGGAGGAGCACTTTGACTTCATGCAGTCCCACATCCGACAGTTCTGCCTGCAGT ACGGCGCCGCTCTGATTTACACTTCGGTGAAAGAAGAGAAGAATCTGGACCTGGTGTATAAATACATGGTGCACAAACTGTATGACTTCCAGCTGACCACGCCAGCACTCGTAGTCGAGAAGGACTCTGTCTTCAT TCCGTCGGGGTGGGACAACGAGAAGAAGATCGCCATCCTGCATGAGAACTTCACCACGGTGAAAGTGGAGGATCCCTTTGAGGACTTCATCACGAAGCCGCCAGTGCGGAAG CTGGTGCATGACAAGGAGGTGAGCGCAGAGGATGAACAAGTGTTCCTTATGAAGCAACAG tCATTGTTAGCGAAGCAGCCAGCTACACCAACAAGAGCAACT GAATCCCCTGCAAGAACTGCGTCCGGTTCCCCGCGACCCACAGGTCGTGCTGGACCCACCAATGTCGCCAGTGTGTCGCCCATGACTGCGGTCAAGAAACCGGATCCCAATATGAAGG GGGCTGCGGCCAATGAGGGCGTCCTGGCTAATTTCTTCAATAGCCTGCTGAGCAAAAAGACCGGGTCCCCAGGGAGTCCTGGAGCTGGGGCCGGAGCGGGAGCAGCCGTACCCAGCACAGCCAAAAAAGCAG AAGCCAATTTTGACTGA